In Trichoderma breve strain T069 chromosome 4, whole genome shotgun sequence, the following proteins share a genomic window:
- a CDS encoding kinesin motor domain-containing protein, which translates to MDDSGQSSITVAVRVRPFTIREAASLQRNDDGTIFLGDGSFASAPTPKLHRGGIRNVIKVMDDRCLIFDPPEESPVQKFSRTVVPGSKKVKDQVFAFDRVFDDNTTQAEVYEGTTRGLLDSVLDGYNATVFAYGATGCGKTHTITGTAQHPGIIFLTMQELFEKIEERSHEKSTELTLSYLEIYNETIRDLLVPGGSKSGLPLREDSNAAVAVPGLTSHRPRDVQEVMDMIVQGNEYRTVSPTEANATSSRSHAVLQINIAQKDRNADVNEPHTMATLSIIDLAGSERASVTKNRGERLTEGANINKSLLALGGCINALCDPRGKAHVPYRNSKLTRLLKFSLGGNCKTVMIVCVSPSSAHYDETQNTLRYANRAKNIQTKVTRNVFNVNRHVKDFLIKIDEQMALINELRAQQRESEKTSFAKFRKQYEKRDGIAREAMQRLRAAYDNAGAERQERITSMRKLKHFERRISLLSAWIAAFDAVADQSENDAEMPQSLAAIRKTAQGIMLELENSRHHIHQRLNKSAWERHLDTALAHGIRQLEQAEGADTGEIESLTREAELLKSEFNREAYREVLEQEKAGDAAMMQMLLTAQFEIISSLSGIMMMDEDSAVSHAKEAISRLLQTGLTAASQVVKPDGSLAAMPDALPPPRRTLRKRKSLSAYRPVVPPAVVAVQNEHVFATPMKALPRRRKALGMPKKGVSFTPVKRTTKSRGVRWRDDETEDGTLEDFEKTPQNLFSSPSVQPSPVAKSKIPSPPQLNSVPKDDAASNDDSSISLEMSDAPSLPIAKTGRFQAGFLSRGARFSSVGSGLPVSSSPPTLSMHLRSSSSPDVARTPPLRTSLDGPRAENSSPLSLSKVPRPSPPQYHQLQSVIDENNPPNGSGSDSESGTIDMQKLRNAIASKKPRRMSLVGQTSVPVARRVNSIAPPSIERPPSRSTMPMMGSAGNGISRLRRGSLERRKSPPLLFSAPDSEDHLTTGQARRMNMGSNLRLENLGAAQRDGIGLEGPHRVTIKVGPGSAAAGVSAHRRLDSRGGMPIR; encoded by the exons ATGGACGACTCGGGGCAGTCGTCCATCACAGTGGCCG TCCGAGTCCGGCCTTTTACGATCCGAGAAGCAGCTTCATT GCAACGGAACGACGATGGTACGATTTTCCTCGGCGATGGCTCCTTTGCCTCGGCACCGACTCCCAAGCTTCACCGTGGGGGCATCCGAAATGTTATCAAAGTTATGGACGATCGTTGCCT AATATTCGATCCACCAGAGGAAAGCCCCGTCCAGAAATTCTCCCGAACCGTCGTTCCCGGCTCGAAAAAAGTGAAAGATCAAGTGTTTGCCTTTGATCGAGTTTTTGACGACAACACAACGCAGGCTGAGGTTTACGAGGGCACGACCCGAGGCTTACTCGATAGCGTCTTGGATGGATATAATGCGACTGTATTTGCCTACGGCGCAACTGGATGCGGCAAGACGCATACCATTACcggcacagcacagcatccCGGGATTATTTTCCTGACGATGCAGGAGCTGTTCGAGAAGATCGAAGAACGCAGCCATGAAAAGTCTACAGAGCTGACGCTGAGCTACCTGGAAATTTACAACGAAACGATCCGAGATTTGCTGGTGCCCGGTGGCAGCAAGTCCGGCCTGCCTCTTCGCGAAGACAGCAATGCAGCGGTCGCCGTTCCTGGCCTGACCAGCCATCGCCCTCGGGATGTCCAAGAGGTCATGGACATGATTGTCCAGGGCAACGAGTACCGAACCGTATCACCGACCGAAGCAAACGCAACCTCGTCTCGATCCCACGCCGTGCTCCAGATCAACATTGCGCAAAAGGACAGGAATGCCGACGTCAACGAGCCTCACACTATGGCAACTCTCAGCATCATCGATTTGGCGGGCTCCGAGCGTGCATCTGTCACCAAAAACCGAGGCGAGCGCCTGACGGAGggtgccaacatcaacaagtcACTTCTTGCTCTAGGAGGCTGCATTAATGCTCTCTGCGACCCGCGAGGAAAGGCACACGTGCCGTACCGCAACAGCAAGCTTACTAGACTCCTCAAATTCTCACTGGGTGGTAACTGCAAGACTGTCATGATTGTCTGCGTCTCACCCTCGAGTGCTCACTACGATGAAACCCAAAACACCTTGCGTTATGCAAACCGAGCCAAGAACATCCAGACCAAGGTCACTCGCAACGTCTTCAACGTTAACCGCCACGTGAAGGACTTCTTGATCAAGATTGACGAGCAAATGGCCCTGATCAACGAGCTGAGAGCACAGCAGAGGGAGTCTGAGAAAACTAGCTTCGCCAAGTTCCGAAAGCAGTACGAAAAACGAGACGGCATCGCGAGAGAGGCCATGCAGAGGCTTCGGGCTGCGTATGACAACGCAGGTGCCGAGCGTCAGGAGCGTATTACCTCGATGAGAAAACTTAAGCACTTTGAGAGGCGCATCAGTCTGCTGTCTGCGTGGATCGCGGCGTTTGATGCAGTTGCTGACCAGAGTGAGAATGACGCAGAAATGCCACAAAGCCTCGCAGCCATTCGTAAAACCGCTCAGGGGATCATGCTAGAGCTGGAGAACAGCAGACATCACATTCATCAAAGGCTGAATAAATCGGCCTGGGAGCGCCATCTCGATACAGCTTTGGCTCACGGTATCAGGCAGCTTGAACAGGCCGAGGGTGCTGATACCGGCGAAATTGAGAGCTTGACACGCGAGGCTGAACTTCTCAAGTCAGAGTTCAACCGCGAGGCCTATCGCGAAGTTTTGGAACAGGAGAAGGCGGGGGATGCTGCCATGATGCAGATGCTTCTCACTGCCCAGTTTGAAATAATCTCGTCCCTTTCTGGAATCATGATGATGGACGAAGACAGCGCAGTGTCGCACGCCAAGGAGGCCATTTCTCGCCTCCTCCAGACTGGCCTCACGGCAGCATCCCAGGTGGTCAAGCCCGATGGTTCCCTGGCTGCTATGCCTGACGCTCTTCCCCCGCCACGGCGAACgctgagaaagagaaaatccCTATCTGCCTACAGACCAGTTGTGCCTCCGGCGGTCGTGGCCGTACAAAACGAACATGTGTTTGCAACTCCCATGAAGGCGTTGCCGAGACGGCGTAAGGCCCTCGGTATGCCGAAGAAGGGAGTCAGCTTTACACCAGTCAAACGAACCACCAAGAGCCGAGGGGTCAGGTGGAGGGACGACGAGACAGAGGACGGCACACTGGAAGACTTCGAGAAGACGCCGCAGAACCTTTTCAGCTCCCCTTCGGTGCAGCCATCACCAGTAGCTAAGAGCAAGATtccctcgccgccgcagctGAACAGCGTTCCTAAGGATGATGCTGCCTCAAACGACGACTCCTCGATAAGCCTAGAGATGTCAGACGCGCCGAGCCTTCCAATCGCTAAGACCGGTAGGTTTCAAGCTGGCTTCCTCTCAAGGGGCGCACGATTCTCATCTGTAGGCAGCGGCCTACCTGTGTCCTCGTCACCCCCTACTCTGAGCATGCACCTCCGCTCTTCGAGCTCTCCCGATGTGGCCAGAACGCCGCCCTTGAGAACATCTCTGGACGGCCCTAGAGCCGAGAATTCATCTCCGCTCTCCTTGAGCAAGGTTCCCCGACCGAGTCCCCCACAATACCATCAACTGCAGTCAGTCATAGATGAAAACAACCCGCCGAACGGCTCGGGATCCGACTCTGAGTCCGGCACGATTGATATGCAAAAACTTCGTAACGCTATTGCTTCGAAAAAGCCTCGGAGAATGAGTCTCGTGGGCCAAACTTCAGTCCCCGTGGCCAGAAGGGTGAATTCAATCGCCCCCCCGTCCATCGAGAGGCCACCTTCACGATCCACTATGCCCATGATGGGCAGCGCCGGCAACGGCATCTCCCGCCTtcgaagaggaagcttgGAGCGCCGAAAGAGCCCGCCGCTGTTGTTCTCAGCCCCAGATTCAGAGGACCATCTCACCACCGGCCAGGCGAGACGCATGAACATGGGGAGCAACCTACGGCTGGAAAATCTCGGAGCTGCCCAACGTGACGGGATTGGCCTCGAGGGTCCTCACCGTGTCACTATTAAAGTTGGGCCGGGCTCTGCCGCTGCAGGCGTCTCTGCACACCGAAGGTTGGATAGCCGAGGAGGTATGCCTATTAGATGA
- a CDS encoding fungal specific transcription factor domain-containing protein, giving the protein MDMDHGSASQPVRYIRSRIANACDGCKARKVKCDGKLPCGFCVARQRAQVCHYSPQRRRRQSQKLPRSPPPSVRESRDQDRDRSTRDASSSVRSASPSQTPASRRVSSVAGVGVSSASASASASVSSPAMGSERRHRMQSSASALNQAQESSVAEDETEVPRDARLLCDAHGKLTFIGDCAPLSFFQSVRRLVTNRVGQNAFAPQTSRFSVLENAPARQSKRSVRDPRMPEVRPVDVTPAVSAYLSTTASLVDLFDSSKLLDDLTIWANLTHKPDNVTTIIHFLVLAIGLQAEDDVLSQQYFEYARDLAYTDLSDSLGVETVQAFILVTVYMLCSCQINGAFLFFGIAARAAYSIGLHRTEVNARFGHEIHQQRDQLWKSLRVLDLFLSSSMGRPPATSDVDCTVPYHAQGADGKEVFDLLNASVQILLILENIILELRGWSGKWLGLLKEVIAQPAARNEAQVTGACQVLSSYYYAVMLVSRPFLIPAMASGRSKLADACIDAASLMVDPVLDLIERGVLKRKAPLLVSWLFAASLVLGVGLLGGFGRILEKYTRMSIQTMDHFAQNDAHARQYSLIAQSLLTTALEHLERQDLQERMRRTENSSQLFGLVAPDARSPLNKSPAPLRDIDLRVSTPDTTMTRSRSSMDRSLLQHQSLPSGPSPRLGEMDSVFLGLSESMLHTPDTTYWDGIVGNDSDPNSALNLFPLLEAGGGIDLAHWL; this is encoded by the exons ATGGACATGGACCATGGCTCAGCATCGCAGCCCGTTCGCTACATCCGTAGCCGCATCGCCAATGCTTGTGACGGGTGCAAGGCGCGTAAAGTCAAGTGCGACGGGAAACTGCCATGCGGATTTTGCGTTGCGCGGCAGAGGGCGCAAGTGTGCCATTACTCGCCCCAGAGGAGACGGAGACAGTCGCAGAAGCTGCCGAggtcgccgccgccgtcggtGCGGGAGTCGCGGGATCAGGATCGGGATCGGTCTACTAGGGACGCTTCTTCGTCGGTGAGGTCGGCATCACCGAGTCAGACGCCGGCTTCGAGGCGCGTGTCTTCGGTGGCTGGGGTGGGCGTgtcgtctgcttctgcttctgcttctgcctctgtTTCGTCTCCGGCGATGGGGAGCGAGAGGCGGCATCGGATGCAATCGTCGGCATCTGCGTTGAACCAGGCTCAGGAGTCGTCTGTGGCTGAGGACGAGACCGAAGTGCCGCGAGATGCCCGACTGCTTTGTGACGCCCATGGGAAATTGACCTTTATCGGGGATTGCGCGCCATTGTCCTTCTTCCAATCGGTGCGCAGGCTTGTGACCAACCGCGTCGGCCAGAATGCCTTTGCGCCGCAGACGAGTCGATTCTCAGTCCTGGAAAATGCACCGGCACGGCAATCTAAGAGATCAGTAAGAGACCCAAGGATGCCTGAAGTCCGGCCTGTGGATGTTACCCCTGCGGTTTCGGCCTATTTGTCGACGACAGCGAGTTTGGTGGATTTGTTTGACAGTTCGAAGCTGCTGGATGATTTGACGATATGGGCGAACTTGACGCACAAGCCGGACAATGTTACGACTATTATTCACTTTCTTGTTCTGGCCATTGGGTTGCAGGCGGAGGATGACGTGTTGTCTCAGCAGTACTTCGAGTATGCTCGCGATCTGGCGTATACGGATCTGAGCGACagtcttggtgttgagacgGTGCAAGCTTTCATCTTGGTTACGGTTTACATGCTGTGTTCCTGTCAGATCAATggagcctttctcttctttggcattgcTGCGAGGGCGGCCTATTCGATTGGCCTGCATCGAACTGAAGTGAATGCTCGATTTGGACACGAAATTCACCAGCAGAGGGATCAGCTGTGGAAGAGTCTACGAGTGCTGGACCTATTTCTCAGCAGCTCCATGGGACGCCCTCCCGCTACTTCAGATGTGGATTGCACTGTTCCTTATCACGCTCAAGGAGCTGATGGGAAGGAAGTGTTTGACCTGCTCAATGCCTCTGTGCAGATCCTACTGATACTAGAAAACATCATTTTGGAA CTGAGAGGCTGGTCTGGAAAATGGCTTGGCCTACTAAAAGAGGTTATTGCACAGCCCGCTGCTCGCAATGAGGCCCAGGTCACAGGAGCCTGCCAGGTGTTGTCATCATACTACTATGCGGTGATGCTTGTTTCGCGGCCATTCTTGAT ACCGGCAATGGCATCGGGAAGATCAAAGCTGGCGGACGCATGCATCGACGCCGCAAGTTTGATGGTGGATCCGGTCTTGGATTTGATTGAAAGGGGtgtgttgaagaggaaggcTCCTCTGCTTGT ATCAtggctttttgctgcttcgcTGGTTCTTGGTGTTGGTCTCTTGGGCGGATTCGGCCGTATACTGGAAAAGTATACTCGAATGTCCATACAAACCATGGATCATTTTGCGCAGAACGACGCCCATGCCCGACAATACTCCTTGATTGCCCAATCGTTGCTCACAACAGCATTGGAGCATTTGGAACGGCAGGATCTTCAAGAGCGGATGCGACGCACAGAAAACTCGAGTCAGTTGTTCGGCCTGGTGGCGCCTGATGCAAGATCTCCTTTAAATAAATCCCCGGCGCCGCTCAGGGACATTGACTTGCGAGTCAGCACACCGGATACGACCATGACCAGGAGCCGCAGCTCGATGGATAGATCGCTTCTACAGCACCAAAGTTTACCGAGTGGGCCATCTCCGCGATTGGGAGAGATGGATTCCGTGTTCCTGGGACTGTCGGAGTCGATGCTGCATACGCCGGATACCACGTACTGGGATGGGATCGTCGGCAACGACAGCGATCCGAATTCTGCTCTAAATTTATTTCCACTGTTGGAGGCGGGAGGCGGTATTGATTTGGCGCACTGGCTTTAA
- a CDS encoding cupin domain-containing protein, giving the protein MRASVLSTWALCLIGASAAPQVQQRDDGGFADGQPISPDGKGAPFSGGTNHQLDLQNPSNLGQQSTDNGVVPNLKWSFSDSRTRILKGGWVREQVVTDLPASHDIAAAQQHLTKGAIRELHWHRVAEWGIVYAGRITLSAVNENGEYEVSELGYGDIWYFPKGVAHTVQGLEDENEFLLVFDTADFDKIGTTFNVDDWIAHTPRSVLAKNFGVDESIFDSIPPADPYIINGTISTHNVTGNGHALSEKSTFVYRTLQHPPEKIGGTGGEFRKIDSTNFPISKTIAATFVTLKPGALRELHWHPNAEEWLYFHKGTAQATVFIGNAAARTFNFRAGDTAVFPDNSGHYIENTSKTEDLIWVEIYKSDRVADIPLTQWLALTPPDIVAQTLKVPLEFVEKLKKEKQVLIQ; this is encoded by the exons ATGAGAGCCTCTGTATTGTCAACATGGGCACTGTGCCTCATCGGCGCATCTGCAGCACCTCAAGTTCAGCAacgtgatgatggaggattCGCCGATGGACAACCCATCAGCCCAGATGGGAAAGGCGCACCTTTTTCGG GCGGCACAAATCATCAATTGGACTTGCAAAATCCCAGTAACCTGGGCCAGCAATCCACTGACAACGGCGTTGTTCCAAATCTTAAATGGAGTTTCTCCGATTCTAGGACGCGCATTCTCAAAGGCGGCTGGGTCCGGGAGCAAGTAGTCACTGATCTACCGGCAAGTCACGACATTGCCGCCGCTCAGCAGCATCTAACAAAGGGGGCCATCCGAGAGCTACACTGGCATCGAGTA GCTGAATGGGGAATCGTCTATGCCGGCCGCATCACGTTATCTGCAGTTAACGAGAATGGCGAATACGAAGTTTCGGAGCTCGGGTACGGCGACATTTGGTATTTTCCAAAGGGTGTTGCCCATACAGTACAAGGACTTGAGGATGAGAACGAATTCCTCCTGGTTTTCGACACGGCGGATTTTGACAAGATCGG CACCACTTTCAACGTCGACGATTGGATCGCTCACACTCCCCGCTCCGTTCTCGCAAAGAACTTTGGAGTCGACGAATCTATCTTTGATTCCATTCCCCCGGCTGATCCTTACATCATCAATGGGACAATTAGCACACACAATGTCACTGGGAATGGCCACGCGTTGTCCGAGAAAAGCACCTTCGTCTACCGCACGCTACAGCATCCACCCGAGAAGATTGGAGGGACTGGTGGCGAGTTCCGCAAGATTGATTCGACCAATTTCCCAATTAGCAAGACGATTGCAGCGACGTTTGTGACGCTGAAGCCTGGTGCTTTGCGGGAGTTGCACTGGCACCCAAAC GCCGAGGAATGGCTCTACTTCCACAAAGGCACCGCCCAAgccaccgtcttcatcggcaacgccgccgcccgaACGTTCAACTTCCGCGCCGGCGACACGGCCGTCTTCCCCGACAACTCGGGGCACTATATTGAAAACACGTCAAAGACGGAAGATCTCATCTGGGTTGAGATATACAAGTCGGATCGCGTGGCCGATATTCCTCTCACGCAGTGGCTTGCACTGACGCCGCCGGATATCGTTGCGCAGACGCTCAAGGTGCCATTGGAGTTTGTTGAAaagctgaagaaagagaaacaagtcCTGATCCAGTAG
- a CDS encoding NADH:flavin oxidoreductase / NADH oxidase family domain-containing protein gives MTVSELKLQEPITLPCGLTLPNRLSKAAMAESWADNEYLPGERLFKIYENWAEGGWGSVLTGNVQVDVRYLGSPADVSPNENVDREKILAAWKKWAKAASKNDTPVIMQINHPGRQSPGNGILARLARSFVFGSPREMTLEDIQHVVSQFAETAKLAAEAGFAGVELHGAHGYLLSQFLNPASNTREDEYGGSAKKRAKIVVDILKAVREVVPKGFCVGIKLNSADFKDKEQLAACIEQLEEITAAGVDLLEISGGSYEDPSMMQESRSASTLAREAFFLDFAKEIRDRFRHVPLMVTGGFRTREGMEAALREDACDIVGIGRPAALNPFLPKNLIFNKEVKSEDARAYTRKAPDLLLPKLLGVKVMAGGAETSWYMKQMRSMPTAV, from the exons ATGACTGTTTCAGAACTCAAGCTCCAAGAGCCCATCACGCTCCCATGTGGTCTCACGCTCCCCAATCGGCTGTCCAaagccgccatggctgaaaGTTGGGCAGATAACGAGTATTTGCCCGGCGAAAGACTATTTAAAATTTACGAAAACTGGGCCGAGGGTGGATGGGGATCAGTACTCACAGGCAATGTTCAAGTCGATGTCAGATATCTGGGCAGCCCTGCAGATGTGAGCCCCAACGAGAACGTCGACAGGGAGAAAATCCTGGCGGCATGGAAGAAATGGGCAAAGGCGGCCTCCAAAAACGACACACCTGTTATCATGCAAATTAACCACCCAGGACGACAAAGTCCTG GCAATGGCATCCTagccaggcttgccaggtCGTTTGTCTTCGGATCGCCAAGAGAAATGACTCTTGAGGATATTCAACACGTTGTTTCTCAGTTCGCAGAGACTGCCAAGCTGGCAGCCGAAGCTGGCTTTGCTGGTGTTGAGCTTCACGGAGCGCACGGCTACTTGTTGTCTCAGTTTTTGAACCCGGCGTCCAACACACGCGAGGACGAGTATGGTGGATCTGCCAAGAAGCGGGCAAAGATTGTTGTCGACATTCTCAAGGCCGTGAGAGAGGTTGTGCCAAAGGGTTTCTGCGTCGGCATCAAGTTGAACAGCGCCGActtcaaggacaaggagcaGCTCGCCGCCTGCATCGAACAGCTCGAAGAGATTACAGCCGCAGGCGTCGACCTCCTTGAGATCAGTGGTGGTTCTTATGAAGACCCTTCA ATGATGCAAGAATCCAGATCCGCCAGTACTCTGGCCCGTGAGGCCTTTTTCCTCGATTTTGCCAAGGAGATCCGTGATAGATTCAGGCATGTTCCATTGATGGTGACGGGCGGTTTCCGAACACGCGAAGGCATGGAGGCCGCTCTTCGAGAGGACGCTTGTGACATTGTCGGCATTGGCCGCCCTGCCGCCCTTAACCCTTTCTTGCCTAAGAATTTGATCTTCAATAAAGAAGTCAAGAGCGAAGATGCTAGGGCATACACGAGAAAGGCGCCGGACCTGTTGCTTCCAAAGCTTCTCGGCGTCAAGGTAAtggctggaggagcagaGACT TCTTGGTATATGAAGCAAATGAGGTCGATGCCAACAGCAGTTTAG